Within Pseudomonadota bacterium, the genomic segment CACAAGCGTTGGAGATCATTCGATGCGCTTCCTCGTCACGTTGTTGATTGCCCTGTTCATTTCGACTGGCGGCGCGTCCGCGCAGTCGGTTCTGCCCACCAGCGCGCCGGACGGCGCCGAGCCACTGACAGGCGATCAGATCCGCGCTCTGCTAGGCAGCGGACAGAATTTCAGCTTCGTCGGCGTCGGCGCTCCGATCACCGGCACGACATACTGGGACCTCGCGACCGGCACCGCGTCCGGTAACTTCGCGATCGCCGACAGAGTAAAGGGCCATTGGGGCATGCCGTGGTCGATCGATGGCGACCGCAATTGTCTGACGTATTCGCCCACCAAGACGGTGTGTTCCCACATCTACGCTCACGGCGATGGCGGGTTCATGGAAGTGTATCCCAACGGCACCGTGCACACGGTGTACACGCCGATGGTCGTTCAACCACTGCCCGTTCCGCTTGAGCCAGACGAAGTGAAGGGTCTGCTCAGCCGCTTTCTTGACTGGAACCAGCAACCGGAGATTTCGGTCCAGGACGTGCGCGTGTCGGGCGACAGCCTGGTGGCCGACTTCGTGCACGAAGACGGGTCGCCCGCATGGTCGCTGCAACTCGACCGCGCAACAGGGTGGAGTCGCGTTCCCGACGCGTCGGGCAACTGAAACCCGACTGAAACACAATTCGGTCCGTCACCGCGGAAACGCGAGGTTGATCCGACACGGTCGGCCCCTATCTTTACGTCACATTTGCCGCCATCCATTCTAACCGGCGATCCGTCAGGCACAGAAAGCGTGGCGGCGCGAACGCAAAGGGGGCTTCCATGACCACATCAGGTATCCGTACGACCAACGGCCGCGGCCGCCGCTTCGACAGCGTGCTCGACACCATCGGCGACACGCCGGTGATCCGGGTCAACAACCTGGGGCCGGACAACGTGACGATGTATGTGAAGGCCGAGGCCTTCAACCCGGCCGCGTCGGTCAAGGACAGACTGGCCGTCAACATCATCGAGGCCGCCGAGCGCAACGGCACGCTGAAGCCCGGCCAGACCGTGGTCGAGGCGACCAGCGGCAACACCGGCATCGGTCTTGCCATGGTGTGCGCGCAGAAGGGCTATCCTCTCGTCGTCACCATGGCCGACAGTTTCTCGATCGAGCGGCGCAAGCTGATGCGTATGCTGGGCGCAAAGGTCGTCTTGACGCCGCGCGCGCAGAAAGGCTTCGGCATGTACCAGAAGGCAGCCGAGCTGGCGGAGGCCAACGGCTGGTTCCTGGCCCGTCAGTTTGAGACCGAGGCCAATGCCGATATCCACGAAGCGACCACCGCGCGCGAAATCCTGGCCGACTTCGACGGCGAACGGCTCGACTATTTCGTCACCGGCTACGGCACCGGCGGCACGCTAAGCGGCGTCGGCCGGGTGCTGCGCAAGGAGCGCCCAGAGACCAAGATCATCCTGACCGAACCGGCGAATGCTCAGCTCGTCGGCAGCGGTTACGTCAACAAGCGCGGCGCCGACGGCTCGCCAGCCGAAAGCCATCCCAATTTCGAACCCCATCCGATCCAGGGCTGGACGCCCGACTTTATCCCGCATGTGCTGCAGGAATCGCTCGACAGTGGATTCTACGACGAGCTGATCCCCGTCCCCGGTCCCGAAGGGATCAAGTGGGCACGTGATCTTGCGGC encodes:
- the cysK gene encoding cysteine synthase A, with protein sequence MTTSGIRTTNGRGRRFDSVLDTIGDTPVIRVNNLGPDNVTMYVKAEAFNPAASVKDRLAVNIIEAAERNGTLKPGQTVVEATSGNTGIGLAMVCAQKGYPLVVTMADSFSIERRKLMRMLGAKVVLTPRAQKGFGMYQKAAELAEANGWFLARQFETEANADIHEATTAREILADFDGERLDYFVTGYGTGGTLSGVGRVLRKERPETKIILTEPANAQLVGSGYVNKRGADGSPAESHPNFEPHPIQGWTPDFIPHVLQESLDSGFYDELIPVPGPEGIKWARDLAAKEGIFTGISGGSTFAVGVQVAEKAEPGSVILVMLPDTGERYMSTPLFEEIGEDMDEEELALSKSTPGFQMEAA